The following coding sequences are from one Salvia hispanica cultivar TCC Black 2014 chromosome 3, UniMelb_Shisp_WGS_1.0, whole genome shotgun sequence window:
- the LOC125210248 gene encoding COP1-interactive protein 1-like, protein MAKQQRRSKSFCNHIDPDKEEQLKQVKIAVEDKVDSVLKIMNDINHGNKETNLRKKSETIELIQDFNKQYEKLNILYENFREKVNKSVEVEDSPSAQDSDAEPNYWNRNDEVSSGSSRMSGRESQEFETSDIEDTLTSGSEVTKIMTSEPGSPLDILRDLEIQREKAGKTNQMLVEIRDMEAMIAELRIEVSTHHTHKKRLEEQVELKSNEAVQAQDTISGMGAQIMEMEAERREQEDLLSSFRKQFEDDKQLNKTRITEIKTEAEGMELELNSLKHQKSELQEGLLEETKHWSAKVDDLTEQVSFLQEQLETVHSHKEEMMLEIKKKSEEISHYLLQIETLRTELSSSKQRIAQEKESLQVKVHDLESEIESLNSNLEEKISHEASQSSLEREKLEEKVFELQRTIAMRENELSTGQNKLKYLKEGIDILTSKLETSENERTGLQMELEASKNDKKLLQRELDKEKEHKKSQLEKITKANFHNAERKIEEMAVEFRKQFEDQYRILSRRIRVAEQLQAENKEWYRKTRDSCEQDNRDLKVMTDRTATELKNVKDLTVTANELLTMIDSKTLKFKECTAKFQNRILKASRGINSVKQWAATKNKSMSHSKNNLDCLLAQLDDKEAEILASQEKICKLEDKMTKLEKIIEENEDEMQVLTEGKRGAIHQLCIWIDYHRDRSNFYKDLLSEYRRQESILDAL, encoded by the exons ATGGCAAAGCAACAACGGAGATCGAAGTCCTTTTGCAATCACATTGATCCTGATAAGGAAGAACAGCTCAAACAAGTCAAAATAG CGGTTGAGGATAAAGTGGACAGCGTTCTTAAGATCATGAACGATATAAACCACGGAAACAAAGAGACAAACTTGAGGAAAAAGTCGGAAACAATCGAACTCATCCAAGATTTCAACAAACAGTACGAAAAACTCAACATCCTCTATGAAAATTTTAGAGAAAAGGTGAATAAAAGTGTTGAAGTGGAAGACTCTCCCTCCGCTCAGGACTCGGATGCAGAGCCAAATTACTGGAATCGAAATGATGAAGTGAGCAGTGGCAGTTCAAGAATGTCAGGAAGAGAGAGCCAAGAATTTGAAACCTCTGACATAGAAGATACTTTGACTAGTGGGAGTGAGGTGACTAAGATAATGACCAGCGAACCAGGGTCGCCTTTGGACATTCTGAGGGACCTTGAGATTCAACGGGAGAAGGCTGGGAAGACGAACCAGATGTTGGTAGAGATAAGAGATATGGAGGCAATGATTGCTGAATTGAGGATCGAGGTTTCCACCCACCACACACACAAGAAGCGACTGGAAGAGCAAGTTGAGTTGAAGTCCAACGAAGCTGTGCAAGCACAAGACACAATTTCTGGAATGGGGGCTCAGATAATGGAAATGGAAGCCGAGAGGAGAGAACAAGAAGACCTCCTTAGCTCCTTCAGAAAGCAGTTTGAGGATGACAAGCAGCTCAACAAGACTAGAATCACAGAGATCAAGACTGAGGCGGAAGGAATGGAGCTCGAATTGAATAGTTTGAAGCATCAGAAAAGTGAATTGCAAGAAGGATTGTTGGAGGAAACTAAACACTGGTCAGCTAAAGTCGATGACCTAACGGAACAAGTTAGTTTTCTGCAGGAACAACTGGAGACTGTACATAGCCACAAGGAGGAAATGATGctggaaataaaaaagaaatcagaAGAAATATCACATTACCTGCTCCAGATTGAAACTCTGAGAACCGAGCTGAGTTCGAGCAAGCAGCGAATAGCACAGGAGAAAGAAAGCCTGCAAGTTAAGGTACATGATTTAGAGTCAGAGATTGAGTCATTAAACAGCAACTTGGAAGAGAAAATAAGCCATGAAGCATCCCAATCAAGTTTAGAAAGAGAGAAACTAGAAGAAAAAGTGTTTGAACTGCAGAGAACTATTGCTATGAGGGAAAATGAACTATCAACTGGACAGAACAAGTTGAAATACCTAAAGGAAGGCATTGATATTCTCACGAGCAAGTTAGAAACTTCAGAAAACGAGAGAACCGGTTTGCAGATGGAGTTGGAAGCCTCGAAAAATGACAAGAAACTACTTCAGCGTGAACTGGACAAAGAGAAAGAGCACAAGAAATCCCAGTTGGAGAAAATCACCAAAGCAAACTTCCATAATGcggaaagaaaaatagaagaaatggCTGTGGAATTCCGGAAACAGTTTGAAGACCAATACAGGATCCTGAGCCGGAGGATAAGGGTTGCCGAACAGCTACAAGCTGAAAACAAGGAATGGTACCGAAAGACAAGAGACTCATGCGAGCAAGATAACAGGGACCTCAAAGTGATGACAGACAGAACTGCTACTGAATTAAAGAATGTGAAGGACTTGACGGTTACAGCAAATGAATTACTCACAATGATAGACTCAAAGACTTTGAAATTCAAGGAATGCACTGCCAAATTCCAGAATAGGATATTAAAAGCCTCACGCGGCATCAACTCTGTGAAACAGTGGGCAGCAACGAAGAACAAATCCATGTCACACTCGAAAAACAATTTAGACTGCTTGCTAGCTCAGCTTGATGACAAGGAAGCCGAGATATTGGCATCCCAAGAGAAGATCTGCAAGTTAGAAGATAAGATGActaaattagagaaaataatagaAGAGAATGAAGATGAAATGCAAGTACTTACAGAGGGAAAGAGGGGGGCCATACATCAGCTATGTATTTGGATAGACTATCACAGAGACCGATCAAATTTTTACAAGGATTTGTTGTCTGAATACAGGAGGCAGGAGAGCATCTTGGATGCATTGTGA
- the LOC125211022 gene encoding COP1-interactive protein 1-like → MPKQRWRNSFKSFIDPTEEDQLRGIKTEIDGNVQKIVNFLKEKDGDDRKDEVADLIQDFHRQYESLYARYDHLSGKLRDKFRVKSGKDSASSSSDSSDSDDSLAKSREELGRKLAAAADDKEALHQEYLSDVKRLNADVSLLREENAQLQFRNSEMEKVLAEKESEISKFGERESESSARIVALAADVNNLREQLGHTIDQKSEADRVIEKQQQEMSEVLIQIENLKEELSLAENRNTELGHKIVEQKRETEEHRDELLRLSEEHKQLEGRFRDCNERLAISEKRTEEISDQFRGSMAVKNQDIDQLEETIEDLKAELEIKEDELSSLTENMRATEVKQRLSGQKLRITEQVLSEKEEIHQKRVEKLQEEKELLEGRIASLAGIVSVYKGAQLSLVGEISEKMNETLNGIDTFSMKFEEDYGHLESRVYEIGNELKVVVNWITGNNAEKDEMKKEIGCLVEKVLVLTGKVNEMEMILQKNEEERKSLSETVRQHEEKAKELKMVIEERDGRLGELERKMSEKDNGMLSLSEEKREAIRQLCIWIDFHHDRYEDLKDMMLKKRGGGTRQIAA, encoded by the exons ATGCCGAAGCAGCGCTGGCGCAACTCGTTTAAATCCTTTATCGATCCCACTGAAGAAGATCAGCTCAGAGGAATCAAAACAG AAATTGATGGAAATGTGCAGAAAATCGTCAATTTTCTGAAAGAAAAAGACGGTGATGATAGGAAAGACGAGGTGGCGGATTTGATTCAGGATTTCCACAGACAGTACGAGTCGCTTTATGCTCGTTATGATCATCTATCTGGAAAACTTAGGGATAAGTTTCGTGTCAAGAGCGGGAAAGACAGTGCCTCCTCGAGCTCAGATTCGTCGGATTCTGATGATTCTCTGGCAAAATCGCGGGAAGAATTGGGGAGGAAATTGGCGGCCGCTGCAGATGACAAGGAAGCACTGCATCAGGAATATCTGAGTGATGTAAAGAGGCTAAACGCTGATGTCTCCTTGTTGCGAGAAGAGAATGCGCAGCTGCAGTTTAGGAATTCTGAGATGGAGAAAGTGTTGGCGGAGAAAGAGAGTGAAATCTCGAAATTTGGGGAAAGAGAGAGTGAGTCATCTGCGCGGATTGTGGCATTGGCTGCAGATGTGAACAATCTCCGAGAGCAATTAGGGCATACGATTGATCAGAAAAGTGAGGCAGATAGGGTTATTGAGAAACAGCAACAAGAAATGTCTGAGGTGTTGATTCAGATTGAGAATTTGAAAGAGGAATTGTCGCTGGCGGAGAATCGGAACACTGAATTAGGGCACAAGATTGTAGAACAGAAAAGAGAAACGGAAGAACACAGGGATGAACTCCTGAGATTGAGTGAGGAGCACAAGCAATTGGAAGGCCGGTTTAGGGATTGCAATGAGAGACTCGCTATATCGGAGAAGAGAACAGAGGAGATCTCTGATCAGTTCCGCGGAAGCATGGCTGTTAAAAATCAGGACATCGATCAGCTCGAAGAAACTATAGAAGATCTGAAAGCAGAGCTGGAGATTAAAGAGGATGAACTTAGCTCATTGACAGAGAATATGAGGGCTACTGAGGTTAAGCAGCGGCTTTCGGGTCAGAAGCTCCGGATCACAGAGCAGGTATTGAGTGAGAAGGAAGAGATCCACCAGAAGAGAGTTGAGAAGTTGCAGGAAGAGAAGGAGTTGCTTGAAGGGAGGATTGCTTCGCTGGCCGGGATAGTTTCTGTATACAAGGGAGCTCAACTGAGTCTGGTTGGAGAAATCTCTGAGAAGATGAATGAGACCTTGAATGGGATTGACACATTTAGTATGAAGTTTGAGGAGGACTACGGCCACTTGGAGTCGCGGGTTTATGAAATCGGGAATGAGCTTAAGGTTGTGGTGAACTGGATAACCGGGAACAATGCTGAGAAAGATGagatgaagaaggagattgGGTGTTTAGTTGAGAAAGTGTTGGTGTTGACAGGGAAGGTTAATGAGATGGAGATGATACTGCAGAAGAACGAGGAGGAGAGGAAAAGCCTAAGTGAGACGGTGAGACAACATGAGGAGAAGGCGAAGGAGTTGAAGATGGTGATAGAGGAGAGGGATGGGAGGTTGGGAGAATTGGAGAGGAAGATGAGTGAGAAAGATAATGGTATGTTGAGCTTGAGTGAGGAGAAGAGAGAGGCAATAAGGCAGTTGTGCATTTGGATCGATTTTCACCATGATCGCTACGAAGATCTGAAAGACATGATGTTGAAGAAGAGGGGTGGTGGAACAAGGCAGATTGCTGCTTGA